In the genome of Amia ocellicauda isolate fAmiCal2 chromosome 3, fAmiCal2.hap1, whole genome shotgun sequence, one region contains:
- the LOC136747165 gene encoding olfactory receptor 10A6-like, translating into MNTFLSSYNGTSPSPIGFYITAFHTLENKNYLIFALSVIYILTMLGNLLVLVVLFLNPSLHNPKYIAVCNLAVVDISMNSVIIPQMVPVFVFNLNVISFGACFSQMFFMHFFGGMESFSLAILSYDRLVAICFPLRYQTINTNIRMFVILAVVWAIAFFLEIYPVALASQLSYCASRIVRSCCCEHGPVYILACGDTSFNRKLATTKTLIVLFSPLSFIVLTYIIIVIAVLKIASVEQRRKAFSTCFTHMLLVLIYYLPVILAYILGNLRLISSPDLLTAILTVSVTLPPMLNPIIYSLKTEELREKIMKLIRLHKISPALKQTAIT; encoded by the coding sequence ATGAATACATTTCTGTCTTCCTACAATGGCACCAGTCCATCACCAATTGGATTTTATATCACAGCTTTTCACAcacttgaaaacaaaaactatcTCATTTTTGCTTTGTCAGTCATCTACATACTAACCATGCTTGGTAACCTGCTTGTCCTAGTTGTGTTGTTCTTAAATCCTAGCCTGCACAATCCCAAATACATAGCAGTGTGCAATCTTGCTGTGGTTGACATCTCTATGAATAGTGTTATCATTCCACAAATGGTGccagtatttgtatttaatttaaatgttatatCTTTTGGGGCTTGTTTTTCTCAGATGTTCTTTATGCATTTTTTTGGTGGCATGGAGTCATTTTCCCTTGCTATCTTGTCCTATGACCGCCTGGTAGCTATTTGTTTCCCTCTGCGGTACCAAACCATCAACACAAACATAAGGATGTTTGTCATCTTGGCAGTAGTATGGGCGATAGCTTTTTTCCTAGAAATATACCCAGTGGCCTTAGCTTCTCAGCTGTCCTATTGTGCCTCTCGAATAGTGCGTAGTTGCTGTTGTGAGCACGGACCTGTATATATTCTTGCCTGTGGAGATACTTCTTTCAATAGAAAGCTGGCAACTACCAAGACCTTAATTGTATTGTTCAGTCCACTGTCTTTTATTGTTCTGACCTACATAATCATTGTGATTGCAGTGCTAAAGATCGCATCCGTTGAACAAAGAAGGAAAGCCTTTTCCACCTGTTTCACACACATGCTCCTGGTCTTGATTTACTACCTTCCTGTAATACTAGCTTACATTCTAGGCAACCTCCGCTTGATTAGCTCCCCCGACCTGTTGACAGCTATTCTGACTGTGTCTGTTACTTTGCCCCCCATGTTGAACCCCATAATCTATAGTCTGAAAACAGAAGAACTACGAGAGAAGATTATGAAGCTCATCAGACTGCATAAAATCTCTCCTGCATTAAAGCAAACAGCAATAActtaa